The Hippea jasoniae genome includes the window CGGGTATCAAAACGTCTTGGACGATAACCGCTAAAATAGCTCTTTCGGTTACTATTATGCTCGTTCTTTTTTGCACCAACCTTCTGCTCTGATTCAATCTCCATCAATTGATCCATTACCCACTTCAACATACTCAGTATAGGGTCTTCTTCTGCCACAAATTTTGTTAGTAATTCTTTAAAAATTCTGCTATCTTTCCTCATGGGATAGGCTTCTCCTTTCCTTTTTTAGCTTACCGAGAAGTCTATCCTTTTCTTTTGGAGATTCAACAAAATTGCGAAGGTTTTTATACAATATCTAATGATTGATCCTATTAATAATAAAAATAGATATTTATATCTATTTTTTAAATTTTCTGTCCATATTAAGTTAGTTCGCTGAGCTAACAATATATTTCCAAATTTGTTTCCAGAGTTTGAAACAGGATACCAATTATTCAGACTTTCTGTATTTCCTTTGAACTTTTTTTCTCCATTGCTTATTTCTTCTGGAGTAGGCTCCTTAAAGAAGCAAATTTTATTTTTTTCTATGCCAAAAAGTTTTGTATCAAATTCTTCTTGAATTGCAGCTCCAATTGAAATATACCTTTTTTCAAAATATTTAAAAACAAAACTTAAAGCCACCCATAATAAGGAAATAGACACTACCCATGGTAATTTAACCCATGCGAAAGAATCTCTGTAATATTCAAATTCATTTAATAATTTCAATTTGGCAATTACAAAAAGAATTGGAATCAATATACTTATTAAAAATCTACCCATCTGCCATCTTTTTGCTACTTTATAATAGTATCTTTGAGCTTTTAATAGTTTTATAAATTCCTCATTATTCTGCTCTGGGAAAGCATAATTAATATTATCACTCATAGTCTGGAAACTCCGTTCCAAAAACTTCTTTAAGATTGCTTATAGCTTTTTTATGTTTTTGTTCTTTTTCAAATCTATCTGCTTCATAAATTTTTAATTTATCTGTTTTTGCTTTTTCAGAAACTTTATATTTAGTTTTAAAATCAAGATTATTAATATTCCCTTGAATTCCTTTAGGGTCATAAACTGGGTTATAGATAGCAGATTGAAGATAATCAAAAAACATACATAAATCTAATAAGTTATCATCTGTCAAATTTTTTTCTTCTAAGAAATTTAATACTATATTTTCAAATAGGTAAGAGCTTATAGAATTTAAATTTTTTCTCTTCCAATGTTTTAATAATCTTATGAATTCAAGAGCTTTACCATTTTGTTTTTGGTTTATATTTGTTACTCTTTCTTGGTCTATTCGTGGATCTGTTTTTTTCCAATTTCCATTTCCATCAGGTATTAGATAATAATTTCTTCCGTTTTCTTCCTTAACTGTAAAAAAAGCGGGAACAATATCAAAATTCCATGGATAAAAGGATAGCTTTAATGTAACTGCTTCTTGTCTTCTATGTATTTCTGCTTGACTATACTGTGGTATTTCAGATAAATAGGACTTTAATTTTTCTAATATTTTTCTTGAGTTAAGATATCCATTTTCGTCGCAGAATCTTCTTAAGGTTTTATGTTCTTCAGGGACAAAAATATAACAAGTTCCACTATAAGAATTACAACTATATGTTGCTCTATTACCTTCATCATCAGATGCTGAAAAAGTAATAATTAAATCAATATCATCTAAAGGTCTTATTTTTGTTCTTCTTGCAAAAGAACCAAATTTTATATGTCTTTCTTTGTATAAAAACGGAAAATCATCAAATTTAGAAGGTAGATTTTTATTTGTTCTATTAACCAATCTCTGCTATTTCTTGCCCTTTTTGTTTCTTCTGGGTCAAGATTTACTTTCGCTTTTATAAATTCTTCTAATGCTTGTTTAGTCGTTTTCAATTAACAACTCCTTATAGAAGTTCATACCAACTCCCCTCTAAATGCTTTATTTAAAATGCTTTCTTTTAGCTGTTTAAATTTTTCAAGTTGTATTTGTTGTAATTCTTCTAATTGTTTTATTTTATTATGCAAATTATCTAAATAAGCTGCAATTTGTTTTTGTTTTTCAAGGTCGGGTTGATTGTTTTTAATGGGGATTGGGATTAATCTTTTGATTTCCTCTCTTTTAGACAAATTTTTATATCCCTCCATATTTTTTAGCCATAGAGGATATTTAAACTTTAAGTAGAAAGCAACATATTTAACATAAATTTTATCTTTTAAAACAACTGCTAATATGTTCTGATTGGTCGTTATAGAAATTTTGTTAATACCAACTAGCCCTAAACTTCCTCCTATTGTTATAAGTAGAGAGTTTGGAGGAACCAACCATGTATTAGAATTTTCAAATCCTTCTCTTGTGATAATTTTCCTATATGAGGATATAAACATATTTTCAAAGTCATTCTTGTTTATGTCCAACCATGGATAAGTATTTTTATAGTCTACAAAACCATTACTTGCCCAATATTCTTTGATTTTAGTTGAAGGTGTTCCCCCTGCTTTTATTTTTTTTGCTATTTCCCCCAACTTTAACCACTTCCAATTATCCTTATCTTCCTCTGCTTCTTTGAAGATTTTATTTAATACACTTTCAAAGAGTTCTTTTGTTTTTTCTAATGCTTTTTGCCGAATTGTTATAGCTTTGTCTATTTCTTTAAAAATGGTTTCTATTTTTTCTACTATTTGTTTTTGTTTTTCAAGGTCGGGTTGGTTGTTTTTGAAGGGGAGGGGG containing:
- a CDS encoding restriction endonuclease subunit S, with protein sequence MSKTKAKAENKERFEEIKNVPYPLPEGWKWVRLGEIIKFGMGKTPKRSEKKYWENGKYYWVSISDMQNKYIKTTKEKVSQRAFDEIFRGKLIPKGTLLMSFKLTIGRTAILDIPAFHNEAIIHIFLEENIYRDYLYWILPTLDYSKYLNTAIKGKTLNKEILKNLLIPLPFKNNQPDLEKQKQIVEKIETIFKEIDKAITIRQKALEKTKELFESVLNKIFKEAEEDKDNWKWLKLGEIAKKIKAGGTPSTKIKEYWASNGFVDYKNTYPWLDINKNDFENMFISSYRKIITREGFENSNTWLVPPNSLLITIGGSLGLVGINKISITTNQNILAVVLKDKIYVKYVAFYLKFKYPLWLKNMEGYKNLSKREEIKRLIPIPIKNNQPDLEKQKQIAAYLDNLHNKIKQLEELQQIQLEKFKQLKESILNKAFRGELV
- a CDS encoding S-4TM family putative pore-forming effector, which gives rise to MSDNINYAFPEQNNEEFIKLLKAQRYYYKVAKRWQMGRFLISILIPILFVIAKLKLLNEFEYYRDSFAWVKLPWVVSISLLWVALSFVFKYFEKRYISIGAAIQEEFDTKLFGIEKNKICFFKEPTPEEISNGEKKFKGNTESLNNWYPVSNSGNKFGNILLAQRTNLIWTENLKNRYKYLFLLLIGSIIRYCIKTFAILLNLQKKRIDFSVS
- a CDS encoding transposase translates to MRKDSRIFKELLTKFVAEEDPILSMLKWVMDQLMEIESEQKVGAKKNEHNSNRKSYFSGYRPRRFDTR